From a single Halorhodospira halophila genomic region:
- the aroE gene encoding shikimate dehydrogenase, translated as MSDHYAVVGNPIAHSKSPQIHARFAAEVGADLFYQRLWAPEEHFDAVAQAFFAGGGHGLNVTVPFKEAACAFADTLSERARTAGAVNTLRAEADGRRFGDNTDGIGLLRDLRDNHGVQLAGRRLLLLGAGGAARGVLSELLAEGPQTLVIANRTVSRAEALASADTRIRGCGFEALHGHTFDVVLNTTAAGLQGEMPPLPDDLLAPGAAAYDLVYADGDTPFMAWARARGAAVVCDGLGMLVEQAAESFYLWRGTYPQTAPVIEALRGGA; from the coding sequence ATGAGCGATCACTACGCCGTCGTCGGCAACCCGATTGCCCACAGCAAATCACCCCAAATCCACGCCCGCTTCGCCGCGGAGGTAGGGGCCGACCTGTTCTACCAGCGCTTGTGGGCCCCGGAGGAACACTTCGACGCCGTGGCGCAAGCGTTCTTCGCCGGCGGCGGCCACGGGCTCAACGTCACCGTGCCGTTCAAGGAGGCAGCCTGTGCCTTCGCCGACACCCTCAGCGAGCGGGCCCGAACCGCCGGCGCCGTGAACACCCTGCGCGCCGAGGCCGACGGTCGCCGCTTCGGCGACAACACCGACGGTATCGGCCTGCTGCGCGACCTGCGCGACAATCACGGGGTCCAGCTGGCCGGCCGGCGCCTGCTCCTGCTCGGCGCCGGCGGCGCCGCCCGAGGGGTCCTGAGCGAGCTGCTCGCCGAGGGGCCACAGACGCTGGTCATCGCCAACCGCACGGTGAGTCGCGCCGAGGCCCTCGCCTCCGCCGACACGCGCATCCGCGGTTGCGGCTTCGAAGCGCTGCACGGGCATACCTTTGACGTGGTACTGAACACCACCGCCGCCGGGCTGCAGGGCGAGATGCCACCCCTGCCCGACGACTTGCTCGCCCCCGGCGCCGCCGCCTACGACCTGGTCTATGCCGACGGCGACACGCCGTTCATGGCCTGGGCACGGGCGCGCGGCGCCGCCGTGGTCTGCGACGGTCTGGGCATGCTCGTTGAGCAGGCAGCGGAATCGTTCTATCTCTGGCGCGGCACCTACCCGCAGACTGCTCCGGTCATCGAGGCGCTGCGCGGCGGGGCCTGA
- a CDS encoding inorganic phosphate transporter, which translates to MEYAVVYLALAAAFGLFMAWGIGANDVANAMATSVGSRALTIRQAVVIAAIFEFAGAVLAGGAVAATVRGGIVDTSSLVGEEEILVFGMLAALAAAGCWLLVASWRGWPVSTTHSIIGALVGFGIAGLGWGAIHWPAVGQVAASWVTSPLIAAVVSFALFRSVQMLVLDRRHPLEAAKKWVPFYIFLTGFFVSVITLFRGLQHIGLELGFATNLLLSLAIGLVMAWAGKLAIHRTRFDERPHRRYQFRNVERVFAVLMIITACAMAFAHGSNDVANAVGPVAAVVATVTSGEIQPEAPVPVWVLVLGAVGIVAGLLMLGRHVIATVGKNITQLTPSRGFACNLATAGTVVTASGIGLPISTTHTLVGAVLGVGLARGLAAIDLRVVTGVFMSWLVTLPAGGILAVVFFYLLYWSFG; encoded by the coding sequence ATGGAATACGCCGTCGTCTACCTGGCCCTCGCCGCTGCGTTCGGACTGTTCATGGCCTGGGGCATCGGGGCCAACGACGTGGCCAACGCCATGGCCACGTCGGTGGGCTCGCGGGCACTGACCATTCGCCAGGCGGTGGTGATCGCCGCCATCTTCGAGTTCGCCGGCGCGGTGCTCGCCGGCGGCGCGGTGGCAGCCACGGTCCGCGGCGGCATCGTCGACACCTCATCACTGGTCGGCGAGGAGGAGATCCTCGTCTTCGGCATGCTCGCCGCCCTCGCCGCCGCTGGCTGCTGGCTGCTGGTGGCCTCCTGGCGAGGTTGGCCGGTCTCCACCACGCACTCGATCATCGGCGCCCTGGTCGGCTTCGGTATCGCCGGACTGGGCTGGGGGGCCATCCACTGGCCGGCCGTCGGGCAGGTGGCCGCCAGCTGGGTCACCTCGCCGCTGATCGCTGCGGTGGTCAGCTTCGCCCTGTTCCGCTCAGTGCAGATGCTGGTCCTTGACCGCCGCCATCCGCTGGAGGCGGCCAAGAAGTGGGTGCCCTTCTATATCTTCCTCACCGGGTTCTTCGTCTCGGTCATCACCCTCTTCCGTGGGCTGCAGCACATCGGGCTGGAGCTGGGCTTCGCCACCAACCTCCTGCTGTCGCTCGCCATCGGCCTGGTCATGGCCTGGGCCGGCAAGCTGGCGATCCATCGCACCCGCTTCGACGAGCGCCCTCACCGGCGCTACCAGTTCCGTAACGTCGAACGGGTCTTCGCCGTACTGATGATCATCACCGCCTGCGCCATGGCCTTCGCCCACGGCTCCAACGACGTAGCCAACGCCGTCGGGCCGGTGGCCGCGGTGGTCGCCACCGTGACCAGCGGCGAGATCCAGCCCGAGGCACCGGTCCCGGTGTGGGTCCTGGTCCTGGGCGCAGTGGGTATCGTCGCTGGATTGCTGATGCTCGGCCGCCACGTCATCGCCACAGTGGGCAAGAACATCACCCAGCTCACCCCGAGCCGGGGGTTCGCCTGCAATCTGGCCACCGCCGGGACCGTGGTCACCGCCTCGGGCATCGGCCTGCCCATCTCCACCACCCACACCCTGGTCGGGGCCGTGCTCGGCGTCGGGCTGGCCCGTGGACTGGCCGCCATCGACCTGCGGGTGGTGACCGGGGTGTTCATGTCGTGGCTCGTCACCCTGCCCGCCGGTGGCATCCTCGCCGTGGTCTTTTTCTACTTGCTCTACTGGAGCTTCGGCTGA
- a CDS encoding TIGR00153 family protein — MKSYFARIFGSSPVAPLQQHMAEVVDCVEVLPELFRASAAGDVQRMRDAHRQIVQHEHEADRLKKEIRAHLPPDLFMPWDRRDFLELLRAQDRIANKSKDIAGLMIGRQMQWPAALEEATLGLLDQGIEAARQAKASVRELDELVEAGFRGAELEIVESLLDKLDDVEAETDRMQVQLRSQLFEIERELYPVDVMFLYQIIEALGTLADRAQQTGARFQILLAR, encoded by the coding sequence TTGAAGAGCTACTTCGCCCGGATCTTCGGCTCCTCGCCGGTCGCACCTTTGCAGCAACACATGGCCGAGGTGGTCGACTGCGTGGAGGTGCTGCCGGAACTCTTCCGGGCCTCGGCGGCGGGCGACGTGCAGCGCATGCGCGACGCCCACCGCCAGATCGTCCAGCACGAGCACGAGGCGGACCGCCTGAAGAAGGAGATCCGCGCACACCTGCCGCCGGATCTGTTCATGCCGTGGGACCGGCGTGACTTCCTCGAGCTGCTGCGCGCCCAGGATCGGATCGCCAACAAGAGCAAGGACATCGCCGGGCTGATGATCGGCCGCCAGATGCAGTGGCCGGCGGCACTGGAAGAGGCCACCCTGGGTCTGCTCGATCAGGGCATCGAGGCGGCCCGCCAGGCCAAGGCCTCGGTACGCGAGCTCGATGAGCTGGTCGAGGCCGGCTTCCGCGGCGCGGAGCTGGAGATCGTCGAGAGCCTGCTGGACAAACTCGACGACGTAGAGGCCGAAACCGACCGCATGCAGGTCCAGCTGCGCTCGCAGCTGTTCGAGATCGAGCGCGAGCTCTACCCGGTGGATGTCATGTTCCTCTACCAGATCATCGAGGCCCTCGGCACCCTCGCCGACCGTGCCCAGCAGACGGGCGCCCGCTTTCAGATCCTGCTCGCGCGCTGA
- a CDS encoding MaoC family dehydratase, producing the protein MVHELQGYCVEDLEPGMAGSYTRTVTEADLVLFAGLSGDNNPVHINEEFASTTFAKGRIAHGLFLGGLISCVLGTRMPGPGAIYLGQQLRFQAPVRIGDTVRAEATVIEVERERHRVRLDTRCYVRKRTVLTGEAEVMVNSREA; encoded by the coding sequence ATGGTTCATGAGCTGCAGGGGTATTGCGTCGAGGATCTGGAGCCGGGGATGGCGGGATCCTACACGCGGACCGTCACCGAGGCCGACCTGGTCCTCTTCGCCGGCCTCTCCGGGGACAATAACCCCGTGCACATCAACGAGGAGTTTGCCTCGACGACCTTCGCCAAGGGGCGCATCGCCCACGGGCTGTTCCTCGGTGGGCTGATCTCCTGCGTCCTCGGCACCCGCATGCCGGGGCCGGGGGCCATTTACCTCGGTCAGCAGCTGCGCTTCCAGGCGCCGGTGCGCATCGGTGACACCGTGCGCGCCGAGGCCACAGTCATCGAGGTGGAGCGCGAGCGCCATCGCGTGCGCCTGGATACCCGCTGCTACGTGCGCAAGCGCACCGTGCTCACCGGTGAGGCCGAGGTCATGGTCAACAGCCGCGAGGCCTGA